The following proteins are encoded in a genomic region of Inquilinus sp. KBS0705:
- the ispG gene encoding (E)-4-hydroxy-3-methylbut-2-enyl-diphosphate synthase, translating to MNADAVKLLQGRYCNSLTQYSRFVTREVAIGDVPMGGNNPIRIQSMTTTDTMDTIGTVEQSIRMVDAGCEYIRITAPSIKEANNLAEIKKQLRMRGYNVPLVADIHFTPNAAEVAARIVEKVRVNPGNYADKKKFDQLDYTDLEYQGELERIYQKFAPLVKICKEYGTAMRIGTNHGSLSDRIMSRYGDTPQGMVESAMEFIRMCETLGYYSLVVSMKSSNPQVMVQAYRLLVQTMVAEGMNYPLHLGVTEAGDGEDGRIKSAVGIGTLLEDGLGDTVRVSLTEEPEAEAPVAIALVKRYVLRSKAEGQKAKGDNNLSPLTFNLSPSYNPYEYKKRETYEANAFIGGHIVPRVVVDLSRANLKDPAVMNDAGYLYSALLDKYNMAEQSVDFVYLGDSLPSFTVPGNLKQLYNYPTWQKLANKTLCHPVFTLAEYIAADNRTSALNLVRITNADLDSEAFGLIPLDNTLVFVLETNELHGMADQRAFFLKLQEMELDVPVIIKRSYGFETSDSGLQTQDLQLQAATDMGALLVDGFGDGVWIDAPQVATSVITSTAFGILQATRSRISKTEYISCPSCGRTLFDLMVTTQMIRSRTSHLKGLKVGIMGCIVNGPGEMADADYGYVGSGTDKVTLYRGKEAVKKNINSANALDELIGIIKGDGNWIDPS from the coding sequence ATGAATGCTGATGCTGTAAAATTGCTGCAAGGCCGTTACTGTAATTCCTTAACCCAATATTCGCGGTTTGTTACCCGCGAGGTGGCTATTGGCGATGTGCCTATGGGCGGCAATAACCCTATACGCATACAAAGCATGACCACTACCGATACCATGGATACCATCGGTACGGTCGAACAGTCGATACGTATGGTTGATGCCGGTTGCGAATACATACGCATTACTGCGCCAAGCATAAAGGAGGCCAATAACCTGGCCGAGATAAAAAAGCAATTACGCATGCGCGGGTATAATGTACCGCTGGTTGCAGATATACACTTTACCCCCAATGCTGCCGAAGTGGCTGCCCGTATTGTAGAGAAAGTACGTGTGAACCCTGGCAACTATGCCGATAAAAAGAAATTTGACCAGTTAGATTATACCGACCTGGAATACCAGGGCGAACTGGAACGCATTTACCAAAAGTTTGCCCCGCTGGTTAAAATTTGCAAAGAATATGGTACCGCTATGCGTATTGGCACCAACCATGGCTCGCTTAGCGACCGCATTATGAGCCGCTATGGCGATACCCCGCAGGGAATGGTTGAGAGTGCTATGGAGTTTATACGCATGTGCGAAACATTGGGCTATTACAGCCTGGTGGTATCTATGAAAAGCAGCAATCCGCAGGTAATGGTGCAAGCCTACCGCTTGCTGGTACAAACCATGGTTGCCGAGGGCATGAACTACCCGCTGCACCTGGGCGTAACAGAAGCCGGCGACGGCGAGGACGGGCGCATTAAATCGGCCGTGGGCATTGGCACACTGCTGGAAGATGGCCTTGGCGATACCGTTCGTGTATCCTTAACCGAAGAACCCGAAGCCGAAGCACCGGTTGCTATTGCACTAGTGAAAAGATACGTTTTAAGGTCAAAGGCCGAAGGGCAAAAGGCAAAAGGCGATAACAACCTTTCACCCTTAACCTTTAACCTTTCACCTTCCTACAATCCTTACGAATACAAAAAACGCGAAACCTACGAGGCTAATGCCTTTATAGGCGGGCATATTGTGCCAAGGGTAGTGGTCGATCTGTCGCGGGCCAATTTGAAGGACCCTGCTGTAATGAACGATGCGGGTTACCTGTACTCGGCATTGCTGGATAAGTACAATATGGCCGAGCAATCGGTAGATTTTGTGTACCTGGGCGATAGCTTACCATCGTTTACCGTGCCCGGTAACCTAAAACAGCTTTATAACTATCCAACCTGGCAAAAACTGGCCAACAAAACGCTTTGTCACCCGGTATTTACTTTAGCTGAGTACATTGCGGCGGATAACCGTACATCGGCATTAAACCTGGTACGCATCACCAATGCCGACCTGGATAGCGAGGCATTCGGGCTGATACCTTTGGATAACACGCTGGTGTTTGTACTGGAGACCAACGAACTGCATGGCATGGCCGACCAGCGTGCCTTTTTCCTAAAGCTACAGGAAATGGAACTGGATGTCCCGGTGATCATTAAGCGTTCGTATGGTTTTGAAACTTCAGACTCAGGACTTCAGACTCAAGACTTACAACTACAAGCTGCTACCGATATGGGTGCTTTGCTGGTTGATGGTTTTGGTGATGGCGTATGGATAGATGCCCCGCAGGTAGCTACAAGCGTTATCACTTCTACCGCCTTTGGCATACTGCAGGCCACACGCTCGCGCATATCCAAAACCGAGTACATATCCTGCCCCAGCTGCGGTCGTACGCTGTTCGATCTGATGGTTACCACGCAGATGATCCGCAGCAGAACCAGTCACCTAAAGGGCCTTAAAGTTGGCATTATGGGTTGCATAGTAAACGGCCCCGGCGAAATGGCCGACGCCGACTACGGTTATGTAGGTTCGGGTACCGATAAGGTTACCCTTTACCGTGGCAAAGAGGCTGTCAAAAAAAATATCAACTCTGCCAATGCACTCGACGAACTCATCGGAATCATCAAAGGCGATGGCAACTGGATTGACCCATCCTGA
- a CDS encoding GNAT family N-acetyltransferase — protein sequence MFFIETERLKLIPLNYTQLLLLRESREALERSMGLNPSNMVIEPLYQHELLDALDNFWLPKIQQHPDHYEYYTNWEVIIKAENVSAGGIGIGYPDENGESVTGYCIDKQQHNKGYATEALKCLCEWGFTNPAIKTIWAETPPDNCPSQRILIKAGFSQTGTKDSNLVFKLPRT from the coding sequence ATGTTTTTTATTGAAACTGAACGGTTAAAACTAATACCGTTAAATTATACGCAACTTTTATTGCTGCGCGAAAGTCGCGAAGCACTCGAACGATCAATGGGCTTAAACCCCTCTAATATGGTAATAGAGCCACTTTATCAGCATGAATTGCTTGACGCGCTCGACAATTTTTGGCTGCCCAAGATACAGCAGCACCCCGATCATTATGAGTATTATACCAATTGGGAGGTTATTATCAAGGCCGAAAACGTGAGCGCGGGCGGTATTGGCATAGGCTACCCCGACGAAAATGGCGAATCGGTTACGGGGTATTGTATTGATAAACAGCAGCATAACAAAGGTTATGCAACCGAGGCCCTTAAATGCTTATGCGAGTGGGGGTTTACCAATCCGGCTATTAAAACCATCTGGGCCGAGACCCCGCCTGATAATTGCCCATCGCAGCGGATACTGATAAAGGCCGGCTTTAGCCAAACCGGCACCAAGGACAGCAACCTGGTATTTAAGCTGCCGCGAACCTGA
- the dnaK gene encoding molecular chaperone DnaK: MSKIIGIDLGTTNSCVAVMEGNEPVVIANSEGKRTTPSVVAFVNDGERKVGDPAKRQSITNPTKTIYSIKRFMGNQFNEVTKEAERVPYSVVKGDNNTPRVEIGDRKYTPQEISAMILQKMKKTAEDFLGHEVTEAVITVPAYFNDAQRQATKEAGEIAGLKVRRIINEPTAAALAYGLDKAHKDMKIAVFDCGGGTHDVSILELGDGVFEVKSTDGDTHLGGDDFDQVIIDWMADEFKSDEGIDLRKDPMALQRLKESAEKAKIELSSSTQTEINLPYVTAVDGMPKHLVKTLTRAKFEQLADSLIKRTIEPCKTALKNAGYSTSDIDEVILVGGSTRIPAIQDAVQKFFGKAPSKGVNPDEVVAIGAAIQGGVLTGEVKDVLLLDVTPLSLGIETMGGVMTRLIESNTTIPTKKSETFSTASDSQPSVEIHILQGERPMASANRTIGRFHLDGIPPAPRGVPQIEVTFDIDANGILHVSAKDKATGKEQKIRIEASSGLTDAEIKKMKDEAEANAEADKKAKEEVEKLNAADALIFSTEKQLKEYGDKIPADKKGAIESGLEKLKTAYSAKDHAAIDTAQEELNAAWTAASEDMYKASAEGGQQPGAGDAGQATAEGNADNVTDVDFEEVK, encoded by the coding sequence ATGTCTAAAATAATTGGAATCGACTTAGGGACAACAAACTCCTGCGTTGCAGTAATGGAAGGTAACGAGCCTGTAGTTATTGCTAACAGCGAGGGTAAACGTACTACGCCGTCCGTTGTGGCTTTTGTTAACGATGGCGAACGTAAAGTTGGTGATCCGGCAAAACGCCAGTCTATCACAAACCCTACAAAAACTATTTACTCTATTAAACGCTTCATGGGCAACCAGTTTAACGAGGTTACCAAAGAGGCCGAGCGTGTACCATACAGCGTAGTTAAAGGTGATAATAACACCCCACGCGTTGAAATTGGCGACCGTAAATATACTCCGCAAGAGATATCAGCCATGATACTTCAAAAAATGAAGAAAACTGCTGAGGATTTCTTAGGACACGAAGTTACAGAAGCGGTTATTACCGTACCTGCCTACTTTAACGATGCACAACGCCAGGCTACTAAAGAAGCCGGCGAAATTGCAGGTCTAAAAGTACGCCGTATTATTAACGAGCCTACTGCTGCTGCCCTTGCCTACGGTTTGGATAAAGCACACAAGGATATGAAAATCGCCGTATTTGACTGCGGTGGTGGTACGCATGACGTATCTATCCTGGAATTAGGTGATGGCGTTTTCGAAGTAAAATCAACCGACGGTGATACACACTTAGGTGGTGACGACTTTGACCAGGTTATAATTGACTGGATGGCAGACGAGTTTAAAAGCGACGAAGGCATTGATTTGCGTAAAGACCCAATGGCTTTACAACGCTTAAAAGAAAGTGCCGAGAAAGCTAAGATCGAATTATCAAGCAGCACCCAAACAGAGATTAACCTGCCATACGTAACCGCTGTTGACGGTATGCCTAAGCACTTGGTTAAAACCTTAACCCGTGCAAAATTTGAGCAATTAGCCGATAGCTTAATTAAACGTACCATCGAGCCCTGTAAAACTGCTTTGAAAAACGCAGGTTACAGCACATCAGATATCGATGAAGTGATATTGGTAGGTGGTTCAACCCGTATCCCGGCTATCCAGGATGCTGTTCAAAAATTCTTTGGTAAGGCCCCATCAAAAGGCGTTAACCCTGATGAAGTAGTAGCTATTGGTGCTGCTATACAAGGTGGTGTATTAACCGGCGAAGTAAAGGATGTATTGTTATTAGATGTTACCCCACTATCATTGGGTATCGAAACTATGGGCGGTGTAATGACACGCTTGATAGAATCAAACACAACCATCCCAACCAAAAAGTCAGAAACATTCTCAACCGCCAGTGATAGCCAGCCATCTGTTGAGATACACATATTACAAGGCGAGCGCCCAATGGCATCTGCTAACCGCACCATAGGCCGTTTCCACCTGGATGGTATACCACCAGCACCCCGCGGTGTGCCTCAAATTGAAGTAACATTTGATATTGATGCAAACGGTATATTACATGTATCTGCAAAAGATAAAGCTACCGGTAAAGAGCAAAAAATACGTATCGAAGCATCATCAGGTTTAACCGATGCCGAGATCAAAAAGATGAAGGACGAAGCGGAAGCAAACGCCGAAGCTGATAAAAAAGCTAAAGAAGAAGTTGAAAAACTGAACGCTGCCGATGCCCTTATCTTTAGTACCGAAAAACAACTGAAAGAATACGGCGATAAGATACCTGCTGATAAAAAAGGCGCTATCGAGTCGGGTTTAGAGAAACTGAAAACAGCTTATTCGGCTAAAGACCACGCTGCTATTGATACAGCGCAGGAAGAGTTGAATGCAGCCTGGACAGCAGCTTCTGAAGATATGTACAAAGCATCTGCCGAAGGCGGTCAACAACCAGGCGCAGGTGATGCAGGACAGGCAACTGCCGAAGGCAATGCCGATAATGTAACAGATGTTGACTTCGAAGAAGTTAAATAA
- a CDS encoding phosphotransferase gives MKTFPVTSSILSAHHVGSFLQAQYGFSVNATCKLLKTGINHSYLVTDEGTRFVFRIYSLNWRTEVEIAEEVKLLNLLYRNGVSVSYPIKDKVGNYLQQLDAPEGARTGMLFSFAEGDKLLNFSADVHYKVGQTMARIHTLTHNLTLQRVSYAPQVVLKDSFESLKQFLPADTAEMLWMADTQKYLLGLLADADTAQLRQGVVHLDIWFDNFNISPQGDITLFDFDFCGNGWLCYDIAYYILQLHSTEKEENERDLKLKSFMSGYESVTNISVEEKRLLPALGVSLYFFYLGVQCRRFDNWSNVFLNETYLKRFINLLVKKYFNDNVIAS, from the coding sequence ATGAAAACATTTCCGGTTACCAGTTCAATCCTCTCTGCGCATCATGTGGGTTCGTTTTTGCAGGCTCAATATGGTTTTTCGGTTAATGCTACCTGCAAATTGCTAAAAACCGGCATCAACCATAGCTATTTGGTAACCGATGAGGGAACCCGCTTTGTATTTAGGATATACAGCCTAAACTGGCGTACAGAGGTAGAGATAGCCGAAGAGGTAAAATTGCTGAATTTATTATATCGAAATGGCGTATCAGTATCGTACCCTATAAAAGACAAAGTCGGTAACTACTTACAACAGTTAGATGCACCAGAGGGGGCACGCACAGGCATGTTATTCTCATTCGCAGAAGGGGATAAGCTGCTCAACTTTTCGGCAGATGTGCATTACAAGGTTGGCCAAACCATGGCCCGCATACATACCTTAACACACAATTTAACATTACAGCGGGTTAGCTATGCGCCACAGGTAGTATTAAAAGATTCGTTTGAAAGCCTAAAACAATTTTTGCCGGCCGATACCGCCGAAATGCTATGGATGGCCGATACGCAAAAATACTTACTGGGCCTGTTAGCCGATGCTGATACTGCCCAATTAAGGCAGGGCGTTGTACACCTTGATATTTGGTTTGATAACTTTAATATTAGTCCGCAGGGAGATATCACGCTGTTTGATTTTGATTTTTGCGGTAACGGCTGGTTGTGTTATGATATAGCCTACTATATTTTACAGCTGCACAGTACCGAAAAGGAAGAAAATGAACGCGACCTAAAACTGAAAAGCTTTATGAGTGGTTATGAGTCTGTAACCAATATAAGCGTCGAAGAAAAGCGCCTGTTGCCTGCCTTGGGTGTAAGCCTTTATTTCTTTTACCTGGGTGTGCAATGCCGGCGGTTTGATAACTGGTCTAACGTGTTTTTAAATGAAACCTATCTAAAAAGGTTTATAAATTTATTAGTGAAAAAGTATTTTAACGATAACGTAATTGCATCATAA
- a CDS encoding response regulator has protein sequence MVKRILVLDDNQDILDIVHETLTYENFEVKSTAQGEEVMPFIETFNPDLVILDYRVAGTNGGELCRQIKSHPKFGNVPVIIFSAYINHDADLLGYGCDAIINKPFDLTELVDKVNNLIS, from the coding sequence ATGGTAAAGCGTATTTTAGTACTTGATGATAACCAGGATATTCTGGATATAGTGCATGAAACCCTCACTTATGAAAATTTTGAGGTAAAAAGCACTGCGCAAGGCGAAGAGGTGATGCCTTTTATTGAAACCTTTAACCCCGACCTGGTGATATTAGATTACCGCGTAGCCGGTACAAACGGTGGTGAGCTTTGCCGCCAAATCAAATCGCACCCTAAATTTGGTAATGTTCCGGTTATTATATTCTCGGCTTATATTAACCACGATGCCGACCTTTTAGGTTACGGCTGCGATGCTATAATAAACAAACCATTCGACCTTACCGAACTTGTTGACAAGGTGAACAACCTGATTAGCTAA
- a CDS encoding TldD/PmbA family protein gives MPIYTKEQAQALLKKVLSYSKADECEVGLSGSEGGNVRYALNAVSTAGDISTVGLSVTSVYGKKAGSATIDEFDDAALERVVRRSEELAQLAPENSEYMPMLGQSEFKESITYNANTAGMTPDSRAEMVGKSLAVAKEAKLNAAGFLENSTGFYAVMNSKGLFAYNKSSDVTFSVTLRNDAGTGSGYAARGFTDVSKLDTASATRVAAMKANGSVGAKAIEPGKYMVILEPVAATYMLENMFRFDARSAEEGRSFLSKKGGGTRLGEQLVDPKVNIYSDPFNPDLPGATWGGDGLPREKTMWIDKGVVKNLSYSRFWAQKKGVAPVPGPSNIIMDGGDATLEELIKSTERGILVSRLWYIRMVDPQSLLLTGLTRDGTFYIENGKIMFPVKNFRFNESPVIMLNNLEALGKQERSISVESYRSYLIPPMKIRDFTFSSLSDAV, from the coding sequence ATGCCTATATATACAAAAGAACAAGCACAGGCTTTATTAAAGAAAGTGCTTAGCTATTCAAAAGCCGACGAGTGTGAAGTAGGCCTTAGCGGCAGCGAGGGCGGCAACGTTCGCTATGCTTTAAACGCGGTTTCAACCGCGGGCGATATTAGTACGGTAGGTTTATCGGTAACATCGGTTTACGGCAAAAAGGCAGGCTCGGCCACTATTGATGAGTTTGACGATGCCGCTTTGGAGCGCGTGGTGCGCCGATCAGAAGAGCTGGCACAGCTGGCTCCCGAAAACTCGGAGTATATGCCTATGCTTGGCCAAAGCGAGTTTAAGGAATCTATCACCTACAATGCCAATACCGCTGGTATGACACCCGATAGCCGTGCCGAAATGGTGGGCAAAAGTTTAGCAGTAGCCAAAGAAGCCAAATTGAACGCAGCGGGCTTTTTAGAGAACTCGACAGGGTTTTACGCGGTAATGAACTCTAAAGGTTTGTTTGCCTATAACAAAAGCAGCGATGTTACCTTTTCGGTTACCTTGCGTAACGATGCCGGCACCGGCTCGGGCTATGCAGCGCGTGGTTTTACAGATGTAAGCAAATTAGATACCGCATCAGCCACCCGTGTGGCTGCCATGAAAGCAAATGGTTCGGTAGGTGCAAAGGCTATTGAGCCGGGTAAATACATGGTGATATTAGAGCCAGTTGCAGCTACCTACATGCTGGAGAATATGTTTCGCTTTGATGCCCGCAGCGCCGAAGAAGGCCGCAGCTTTTTAAGTAAAAAAGGCGGCGGCACCCGTTTGGGCGAGCAATTGGTAGACCCTAAAGTGAACATCTATTCTGATCCCTTTAACCCCGACCTGCCTGGCGCAACCTGGGGCGGCGATGGTTTGCCACGCGAAAAAACCATGTGGATTGATAAAGGGGTGGTAAAAAACTTATCGTACTCACGTTTTTGGGCGCAAAAAAAGGGTGTAGCACCGGTACCCGGCCCAAGCAATATTATTATGGATGGCGGCGATGCCACATTGGAAGAGTTAATAAAAAGCACCGAACGGGGCATACTGGTGTCGCGCCTGTGGTATATCCGTATGGTCGACCCGCAATCGCTGCTGCTAACAGGCCTCACCCGTGATGGTACGTTTTATATCGAGAACGGAAAGATCATGTTCCCTGTTAAAAACTTCAGGTTTAACGAGAGCCCGGTTATTATGCTGAACAACCTGGAAGCCCTAGGTAAGCAGGAGCGCAGCATCAGTGTAGAAAGCTACCGCAGCTACCTGATACCGCCTATGAAAATACGCGACTTTACCTTTAGTTCGTTATCAGACGCGGTTTAA
- a CDS encoding NAD(P)-dependent oxidoreductase, which yields MSTTTTTKIGWIGLGLMGTPMSQQLIKAGYPVTVYNRNKAKEEGLKAQGAGTAATPAQLLQQTDVVILMVTDDKAINDIFKGSDGLLAANTGGKIIINMSTVSPAISRDMAELCQQQGNHYLDAPVSGSVKQAETAQLVIMAGGNADAFNKVKPILDAMGKMALNIGAVGAGNTAKLAINTLLSFHAQGLAEALILAKQNGIDAEVLLNMLGNSALGNPFMKIKGDAIVNNNFTAAFSLNNIVKDLRLAKDIGLNTPMGLAALKTFEDARDEFGDEDLIAVFKQLEYW from the coding sequence ATGTCTACTACTACAACTACAAAAATTGGATGGATAGGCTTGGGTTTAATGGGTACGCCCATGTCGCAGCAGCTTATCAAAGCGGGCTACCCTGTTACCGTTTACAACCGTAATAAAGCCAAAGAAGAAGGCCTTAAAGCGCAAGGTGCCGGCACTGCCGCAACACCGGCCCAATTACTGCAGCAAACAGATGTAGTAATATTAATGGTGACGGATGATAAAGCCATAAACGATATATTTAAAGGCAGCGATGGCTTACTCGCAGCCAATACTGGCGGCAAGATTATTATCAACATGAGCACCGTATCTCCTGCCATCAGTAGGGATATGGCCGAACTTTGCCAACAGCAGGGCAACCATTATTTAGATGCGCCGGTATCTGGCAGTGTTAAGCAGGCCGAAACCGCCCAGTTGGTAATAATGGCAGGTGGCAACGCCGACGCTTTTAACAAGGTAAAACCCATATTAGATGCTATGGGTAAAATGGCCCTTAACATAGGTGCGGTAGGCGCAGGCAATACCGCTAAGCTGGCCATTAATACTTTGCTTAGCTTTCATGCGCAGGGCCTGGCCGAGGCTCTTATATTGGCCAAACAAAATGGTATAGATGCCGAAGTTTTGCTAAATATGCTGGGCAATAGCGCGCTGGGCAACCCCTTTATGAAAATTAAGGGCGATGCCATTGTGAATAATAATTTTACAGCGGCATTCAGCTTAAACAATATAGTTAAAGACCTTAGGCTGGCAAAAGATATCGGCTTAAATACCCCAATGGGACTGGCTGCGCTAAAAACCTTTGAAGACGCCCGAGACGAATTTGGTGACGAAGACTTGATAGCCGTATTTAAACAGTTGGAATATTGGTAA